A genomic stretch from Acinonyx jubatus isolate Ajub_Pintada_27869175 chromosome E2, VMU_Ajub_asm_v1.0, whole genome shotgun sequence includes:
- the LOC106973638 gene encoding insulin growth factor-like family member 3 isoform X1: protein MIPRRCILGVPVCITIFFLQGSKAVAVSPPDAPMGSGLWLCQPAPRCGDQVYDPLQHCCSDDTILPLNRTRQCGPNCTFWPCLELCCPESFGPKRFVVKLKVLGTQSQCPSSPISRICPS from the exons ATGATACCACGAAGGTGTATCTTAG GAGTTCCTGTCTGCATAACAATTTTCTTCCTCCAGGGTTCAAAGGCAGTGGCAG TGTCTCCACCAGATGCCCCCATGGGCTCAGGTCTGTGGCTGTGCCAGCCCGCCCCTCGGTGTGGGGACCAGGTCTACGACCCCTTGCAGCACTGCTGTAGCGATGACACCATCCTGCCCCTGAACCGGACTCGCCAATGTGGCCCCAACTGCACCTTCTGGCCCTGCCTGGAGCTCTGCTGTCCTGAGTCCTTTGGCCCCAAGAGGTTTGTTGTGAAGTTGAAGGTCCTGGGTACCCAGTCCCAGTGCCCTTCGTCGCCCATCTCCAGGATCTGCCCCAG ctGA
- the LOC106973638 gene encoding insulin growth factor-like family member 3 isoform X2 yields MIPRRCILGVPVCITIFFLQGSKAVADAPMGSGLWLCQPAPRCGDQVYDPLQHCCSDDTILPLNRTRQCGPNCTFWPCLELCCPESFGPKRFVVKLKVLGTQSQCPSSPISRICPS; encoded by the exons ATGATACCACGAAGGTGTATCTTAG GAGTTCCTGTCTGCATAACAATTTTCTTCCTCCAGGGTTCAAAGGCAGTGGCAG ATGCCCCCATGGGCTCAGGTCTGTGGCTGTGCCAGCCCGCCCCTCGGTGTGGGGACCAGGTCTACGACCCCTTGCAGCACTGCTGTAGCGATGACACCATCCTGCCCCTGAACCGGACTCGCCAATGTGGCCCCAACTGCACCTTCTGGCCCTGCCTGGAGCTCTGCTGTCCTGAGTCCTTTGGCCCCAAGAGGTTTGTTGTGAAGTTGAAGGTCCTGGGTACCCAGTCCCAGTGCCCTTCGTCGCCCATCTCCAGGATCTGCCCCAG ctGA